CATTTATTCAAACTTATGATGGGATTGAAGTATACCAGGCACTACTTAAACTGAATGTCGACAGATCCGGAAAAATTGTTTCTATATTTAATGCATTGCAAAATATTCAAGTAACCCATAGTTCTGTTACCACAGATCTTATAGAAAGTTCAGATCTAATTTCTTCAGACAAAAAGGTAATTTCAAAAACTCCGGTTTGGGCTATCGTAGATGGACAATACGTTAAATGTAATCGTGTACAATATAGCAATGCTCAGGGATTGATTTACGAGGAATTATTTGATCAATACGCCTCAATATATCTACTGGAACTTACCGCACACTTTGCTCCACAAGATACTACTGCAAAAGCTCTGGTATTCAGACCTGACCCCATTACAAAAGCCAACACTATTTATGCAGGAGACTATGTGGATAACAATGATGCGACAAATTCTAAATTGGATGCCGCAAGAGACACTGTAGATATTGATATTACTTATGACAACGGAACCTTTTATCTGGAGAATGATTTTGTGAAACTGGTAACGCTTTCTCCTCCACTACTCAATCCCGTAACATCAAGTACGCCATTCTTCTATTATAACAGATCAGAATCAGGCTTTGAAGATGTAAATGTGATTTATCATTTAACTAAACAGCAGAAGTACATTCAGTCTTTAGGCTTTACCAATTTAGTGAATTATCAAATTGCGATAGATTGTCATGGTTTTAATGGTGCTGACAACTCTGTATTCAACGCCAGTACCAATCCTCCTTCAATTATATTCGGAACGGGTGGTGTTGATGATGCTGAAGATGCTGATGTGATTATTCATGAGTATACGCATGCCATCATGCACAGCGCTACTCCAAATACCAATTTTGGTACCGAACGCTCAGCTATGGATGAAGCATTCGGAGATTATTTGGCAGCGTCTTATTCTAGTACTTATGATTCTTATCAAGACTTATATGTATATAATTGGGATGGTCATAATGAATACTGGGATGGCCGTATGACTACGTCATCAGCGCAATACCCGACAGACTTACAATTTAACCTGTATGCGGATGCACCTATGTGGAGTTCAGCATTGATGCGAATTGAACGTAATATTGGTAGAGATGCAGCCACAGCTCTTGCTTTACAAGCAGCATATAGTTTTTCAAGCAATATGACTATGGCTCAGGCTGCTCAAATATTTATTCAAACAGATGCTTCTATGAATAATGGAGCATATTATGGTGAAATCTGTTGGACTTTTAAGGATAAAGGTATGGTGAATTCATGTAGTGTAAGTCGTCCTGATTTTATGGTAGGTATTTCTCCAATTAAAGATGATTCAAAAATCGTGTACACCAACTCAGAACAATTTGCATCAAATTCTGGTTCGCTAAATATTTATGCTGCCACTGAATTTGATCTTTTTGTTTACGATATTCAAGGAAGATTGATCTACTCTGCTCCTTCACAAATGAATCAAATTAGCATCTCTCCTGAACAATTTAAATCGGGCACCTATATATATAAGGTGGTATCAGAAACGGAATCAAAAACATTTAAGATTTTAAAACTTTAGCACACTTTATTCACAACAATAATCACGATATTCACAAACACAAAAAAGGAGGATTAAATCCTCCTTTTTTGTGCTCAAAAATGTGGTTGTATCAGTTTTTGCAGATGCTCCGGAATTTTCGTTGGACGACCTGTTAATTTGTTAACAAACACCAATTCAGTATATGCTGTATTTAATAGCTCTCCTTTTTCATTATACGTTTCATAATTAAACCCAAAACGTATTTGAGGCATTTCAGTGATTTTAACGCGAATCAATATTTCATCGTCATAATAAGCCGGTTTCTTGTATTTGATCTTTAATTCCGCCACCGGCAAAATAATTCCATCATCTTCCAACTGACGGTAACTGATCCCTAACTCCCTCATTGTCTCCACTCTGGCAACTTCAAAATAAGTTGCGTAATTCCCGTAGTATGCGTACCCCATCCTATCAGTCTCTGCATATCTCACACGAATCTTTATTTCTTTAATAAACATATTAACAATTTTCTTTAAAATTTCCTTACTTTCGAAAACCAATCTTGAAAAACAAAAGTTCAAAATTTTATTTAAGTGAAAGACTAATTTATCCGTCTTTTATTTGTGTGGATAAAATTGTTTAAAATATGTTCATAAAGTTATTAACAACCGTTAAGTAGTTGGTCTATAAAGAACTCAAGAAATATCGTCATCTGATC
This genomic interval from bacterium SCSIO 12643 contains the following:
- a CDS encoding T9SS type A sorting domain-containing protein; this translates as MKKIALTFLLLPSLLAFGQKNDVTNSYQEYPIKSKLHIQKDITNVLNAQEAHNYLLAQFSENEKNDLKLLSEIESPNGKHYTFIQTYDGIEVYQALLKLNVDRSGKIVSIFNALQNIQVTHSSVTTDLIESSDLISSDKKVISKTPVWAIVDGQYVKCNRVQYSNAQGLIYEELFDQYASIYLLELTAHFAPQDTTAKALVFRPDPITKANTIYAGDYVDNNDATNSKLDAARDTVDIDITYDNGTFYLENDFVKLVTLSPPLLNPVTSSTPFFYYNRSESGFEDVNVIYHLTKQQKYIQSLGFTNLVNYQIAIDCHGFNGADNSVFNASTNPPSIIFGTGGVDDAEDADVIIHEYTHAIMHSATPNTNFGTERSAMDEAFGDYLAASYSSTYDSYQDLYVYNWDGHNEYWDGRMTTSSAQYPTDLQFNLYADAPMWSSALMRIERNIGRDAATALALQAAYSFSSNMTMAQAAQIFIQTDASMNNGAYYGEICWTFKDKGMVNSCSVSRPDFMVGISPIKDDSKIVYTNSEQFASNSGSLNIYAATEFDLFVYDIQGRLIYSAPSQMNQISISPEQFKSGTYIYKVVSETESKTFKILKL
- a CDS encoding acyl-CoA thioesterase, which gives rise to MFIKEIKIRVRYAETDRMGYAYYGNYATYFEVARVETMRELGISYRQLEDDGIILPVAELKIKYKKPAYYDDEILIRVKITEMPQIRFGFNYETYNEKGELLNTAYTELVFVNKLTGRPTKIPEHLQKLIQPHF